The following are encoded in a window of Pseudomonas sp. St316 genomic DNA:
- a CDS encoding NAD(P)H-dependent oxidoreductase: MKILLIYAHPEPRSLNGSLRDFAIAHLKTAGHEVKVSDLYDMRWKAPIDQDDAPGYDDEKPFNPAIESQRVFAAGTQPADVEEEQAKLLWADAVIFQFPLWWFSMPAILKGWVERVYAYGFAYGVGEHSESHWGDRYGEGSMAGKRAMLVVTLGGWESHYSDRGVNGALDDLLFPIQHGVLFYPGFTVMPPFPIYKTSKMDAARFKQLCTAYAARLDNLFDDQPVPFRRQNAGDYEIPALTLKPHLAPGRHDLGIHICGSMTSEG; encoded by the coding sequence ATGAAGATACTGCTGATCTACGCCCACCCTGAACCTCGTTCGCTCAATGGCTCGCTCAGGGATTTCGCGATCGCTCACCTGAAAACCGCAGGTCACGAGGTCAAGGTCTCGGACCTGTACGACATGCGTTGGAAGGCGCCCATTGATCAGGATGACGCCCCAGGCTATGACGACGAAAAACCGTTCAACCCGGCGATAGAATCGCAGCGTGTATTTGCCGCCGGCACCCAACCGGCAGACGTCGAGGAGGAGCAAGCCAAACTGCTCTGGGCGGATGCCGTGATCTTTCAATTCCCACTGTGGTGGTTCTCGATGCCTGCGATCCTCAAGGGCTGGGTCGAACGCGTCTACGCCTACGGATTTGCCTACGGTGTCGGCGAACACAGCGAAAGCCACTGGGGCGATCGCTATGGCGAAGGCAGCATGGCAGGAAAGCGGGCGATGCTGGTGGTCACCCTGGGCGGATGGGAGTCTCATTACAGCGATCGAGGGGTAAACGGTGCCCTGGATGACCTGCTATTCCCCATCCAGCATGGGGTGCTTTTCTATCCTGGGTTCACTGTCATGCCGCCCTTCCCCATCTATAAAACCAGCAAAATGGACGCTGCTCGGTTCAAGCAGCTCTGCACGGCATATGCGGCTCGGCTGGACAACCTGTTCGATGATCAGCCCGTGCCATTTCGGCGCCAGAATGCCGGGGACTATGAGATTCCGGCATTGACACTCAAGCCGCATCTTGCACCCGGCCGTCACGATTTGGGCATCCACATCTGCGGGAGCATGACGTCTGAAGGCTAG
- a CDS encoding amidohydrolase family protein: MKLICVEEHVLDPAIGKAAQMRALAQAPYLADWGSRVTDGRNVTDASRPHVIAASESARKALEMGAARLADMDAAGIGMQVLSYGGFPQLLPAQEAIDLNRAANDRLAEAAHAHPERFAGFATLPWQAPEAAARELERAVKALGLKGALINGRPGETFLDDPRYAPILAALDEMQVPLFVHPGLPLPAVQAPYYGGFDRELTARLSMFAWGWHNEAGIHVVRLLLAGVFDRYPHLQVISGHWGEMVPFYLQRLEDSIPQEACGLKRPIVQTYREHVYVTPSGMLTLPHFQFIHSLMGSERILHSIDYPYQSLDGARAFIDALPISDAEKALIAHGNAERLLRL, encoded by the coding sequence ATGAAACTGATCTGCGTCGAAGAGCATGTACTCGATCCTGCCATTGGCAAAGCTGCGCAAATGCGCGCACTGGCGCAGGCTCCTTATCTTGCTGATTGGGGGAGTCGCGTAACCGACGGTCGCAATGTCACGGATGCCAGTCGCCCGCATGTGATAGCGGCCAGCGAGTCGGCAAGAAAGGCCCTGGAGATGGGCGCCGCACGTTTGGCGGACATGGACGCCGCGGGAATTGGCATGCAGGTGCTTTCCTATGGAGGGTTCCCCCAGCTGTTGCCTGCACAAGAAGCCATTGATCTGAATCGAGCCGCCAATGACAGGCTGGCGGAGGCTGCCCACGCCCATCCAGAACGCTTCGCCGGCTTTGCAACCCTCCCATGGCAGGCGCCGGAAGCAGCTGCACGGGAGTTGGAGCGGGCAGTAAAGGCGCTAGGCCTCAAAGGCGCACTCATCAACGGCCGTCCCGGCGAAACGTTTCTGGACGATCCGCGCTATGCACCGATCCTGGCAGCGCTCGATGAAATGCAGGTGCCGCTGTTCGTCCATCCTGGCCTGCCGCTGCCGGCGGTTCAGGCTCCGTACTACGGGGGGTTTGATCGCGAGCTAACCGCTCGCCTGTCGATGTTTGCTTGGGGTTGGCACAACGAAGCCGGTATCCACGTCGTGCGTTTATTGCTTGCAGGTGTGTTTGACCGTTACCCACATCTGCAGGTCATCAGCGGGCACTGGGGGGAAATGGTGCCGTTCTACCTCCAGCGTTTGGAAGATTCCATTCCACAGGAGGCCTGCGGCCTGAAACGGCCCATCGTGCAGACTTATCGCGAGCATGTGTATGTCACCCCCAGCGGCATGCTGACGCTGCCACACTTTCAGTTCATTCATTCGTTGATGGGCTCTGAGCGCATCCTGCACTCCATCGACTATCCCTACCAGAGCTTGGATGGCGCGCGAGCCTTTATCGACGCGCTCCCCATTAGCGATGCCGAGAAAGCACTCATCGCTCATGGTAATGCCGAGCGCCTGCTGCGTCTTTGA